Proteins encoded in a region of the Roseateles sp. SL47 genome:
- the pheA gene encoding prephenate dehydratase → MADATDSSSLPPPVASAELLVLRDQIDALDSQLLSLLNQRAHVAEQVGEIKRRDGTPFFRPDRVAQVIAKIKAANQGPLKGEHVAAIWREIMSACLALESPQRVAVLGPFGTFCEQAAIEYFGGAADLIYCNSFDEVFHATASGSAQYGVVGVENMTEGVVTRSLDLFLHTPTHQVGEVSLLIRHNLLRKDNSLEGIEAVLAHPQALAQCQNWLSKHLPHAERRAVSSNAEGARLAATNPAWAAIASERAAPLFGLHIVAHAVQDEAYNRTRFAIITLPQTMDMPPASGRDCTSLVVSVHNRPGAMHDLLVPLKQHGVSMTRLESRPARTGQWEYYFYIDLDGHPSQPHVAAALAELRELCAFFKIIGAYPLKA, encoded by the coding sequence ATGGCTGACGCCACCGACTCCTCCTCCCTTCCCCCTCCGGTGGCCAGCGCCGAGCTGCTGGTCCTGCGCGACCAGATCGACGCACTGGACAGCCAGTTGCTGTCCCTGCTGAACCAGCGGGCCCATGTGGCCGAGCAGGTGGGTGAAATCAAGCGCCGTGACGGCACGCCCTTCTTCCGCCCCGACCGGGTGGCGCAGGTCATCGCCAAGATCAAGGCGGCCAACCAGGGCCCGCTCAAGGGCGAGCATGTGGCCGCCATCTGGCGGGAGATCATGTCCGCCTGCCTGGCGCTGGAATCTCCTCAACGCGTCGCGGTGCTGGGCCCCTTTGGCACCTTCTGCGAGCAGGCGGCCATCGAATATTTCGGTGGCGCCGCCGACCTGATCTACTGCAACAGCTTTGATGAGGTCTTCCATGCCACGGCGTCCGGCAGCGCCCAGTACGGCGTGGTGGGCGTGGAGAACATGACCGAGGGCGTGGTCACCCGCTCGCTCGACCTCTTCTTGCACACCCCCACCCATCAAGTGGGGGAAGTCAGCCTGCTGATCCGGCACAACCTGCTGCGCAAGGACAACTCGCTGGAGGGCATCGAGGCCGTGCTGGCCCATCCGCAGGCGCTGGCCCAATGCCAGAACTGGCTCTCCAAGCACCTGCCCCATGCCGAGCGGCGTGCGGTCTCCAGCAATGCCGAAGGTGCGCGCCTGGCTGCCACCAATCCGGCCTGGGCCGCCATCGCCAGCGAACGGGCGGCCCCCTTGTTTGGGCTGCACATCGTCGCCCATGCGGTCCAGGATGAGGCCTACAACCGCACGCGGTTTGCCATCATCACACTGCCGCAGACCATGGACATGCCGCCCGCCAGCGGTCGCGATTGCACCAGCCTCGTGGTGTCGGTCCACAACCGCCCCGGGGCCATGCATGACCTGCTGGTGCCGCTCAAGCAGCACGGCGTCTCCATGACCCGTCTGGAGTCGCGCCCGGCCCGCACCGGCCAGTGGGAGTACTACTTCTATATCGATC